In a single window of the Ciconia boyciana chromosome 7, ASM3463844v1, whole genome shotgun sequence genome:
- the HPS3 gene encoding BLOC-2 complex member HPS3 isoform X2, protein MVQLYNLHPFGSQRVVPCKQEPAHFCCGRDVLFVASAAASCRVEVFAVRDQGRCEPLGSFATLGPVLRMAHSQAGDYLVTIEEKSKATFLRAYVNWRCMSAGSSRVCVRMVGHKMEESYSETLKEQMSIVEMPLSDPPLCISCCPVNGDLLVGCKNKLVMFCLKYLVINQNLTVLDFERSLILHIDNFIPAEVAFCARHIAITTELDVLILKLELVQQSADGTEQCAHRVTALEKPVDGRVKDEGPSTHTLQLELDEFIICQKPVELLGEESKLCEIPITLESTELPTEDTKRFQVRYLLFRRFTPDQSPFGFCEETKLHSVQLLPVYQTGGSVTAHEETENKRELLSLFCFFSLPHVGYLYSVGKLVELISTYQYSEKSEQAVLTPQFLHIITSQNLQCFTVRCSAAAARDEDPYIDTTVKACPPVALDVCTLRMQLFIGPRAICHFKNHIILLTKADTEDITERRKPTRRMLSRKADSIKSRTNSESEPGWNLYIINTVSTIQLYREMVDYSRTYENVKTESCIHLLSEAHLLVRAAMMDPSFLKSDEKEELLRAFRESCAFLGDCYSRFDTKDYHLALPYYRMSGLSMTEVLKRLVSEGDEIQTYERGFIFYLTHSLNEDLNEELSKESANKVLQIFYLADPVQLPHILCSPCMRNICPLTAVKYLQKVENIMPSVVLTLTKAFMALKMGDLTMYEHEMDSYKEMLCSNSENTIPQLLVDFWEALLVACSQEEILQELLLRITSQYVWRISKKQLPETKPLKTTEDLINSCNHFGLIFPWVTSIMSVESPSDKDYHEDISKLQSLLCSQSINIASALPVLEPLTEAGNVGLTIRVLCNTRLGKYEEAIDQLLKRCPDAAVLYAQHELKDDHRAVWWNKLLPELCKRTRLTGKDCPLLISSLKETLSVVAMELELRDFLSLLPEDGTAAFFLPHLLHCSQRKLLT, encoded by the exons ATGGTGCAGCTTTACAACCTGCACCCCTTCGGGTCGCAGCGAGTAGTGCCCTGCAAGCAAGAGCCGGCGCACTTCTGCTGCGGCCGCGATGTGCTGTTCGTGGCCAGCGCGGCGGCCAGCTGCAGGGTAGAGGTGTTCGCGGTGCGCGACCAGGGCCGCTGCGAGCCCCTGGGCTCCTTCGCCACGCTGGGTCCCGTGCTGCGCATGGCGCACAGCCAGGCAG GAGACTATCTGGTGAcaattgaagaaaaaagcaaagcaactttCCTAAGAGCATATGTGAACTGGAGATGCATGTCTGCAGGGAGTTCTCGTGTTTGTGTTCGGATGGTTGGTCACAAGATGGAAGAGTCATACAGTGAAACCTTGAAAGAACAGATGTCAATTGTGGAAATGCCACTTTCAGATCCTCCACTGTGCATTTCATGTTGTCCTGTAAATGGAGATCTTCTTGTGGGCTGCAAAAATAAACTGGTCATGTTCTGTTTGAAATATCTGGTCATAAACCAGAATTTGACTGTGTTAGACTTTGAACGCTCCTTAATTTTGCACATTGATAACTTCATTCCTGCTGAAGTTGCATTTTGTGCCAGACATATTGCCATAACAACAGAGCTGGATGTTCTAATCCTGAAACTGGAACTGGTCCAGCAAAGTGCAGACGGGACAGAGCAATGTGCGCATAGAGTTACTGCACTAGAAAAGCCTGTGGATGGAC GTGTAAAAGATGAAGGCCCTTCAACACATACTTTGCAGCTTGAATTAGATGAGTTCATCATATGTCAGAAGCCAGTGGAACTGCTTGGGGAAGAAAGTAAGCTATGTGAGATACCTATCACACTGGAATCCACAGAGTTACCTACAGAAGACACAAAGCGCTTTCAAGTACGGTATCTGCTTTTCAG acGTTTTACACCCGACCAGTCGCCTTTTGGGTTTTGTGAAGAGACAAAGTTGCACTCTGTTCAACTGCTTCCTGTATACCAGACAG GAGGTTCTGTGACAGCCCATGAGGAAACTGAGAACAAGAGAGAACTACTGagtctcttttgctttttctctttaccTCATGTTGGATATCTCTACTCTGTTGGGAAGTTAGTAGAACTGATTTCTACTTACCAATATTCAGAGAAGTCAGAGCAGGCAGTTCTCACTCCACAGTTCCTGCACATCATTACAAG TCAGAACCTGCAGTGTTTCACAGTGCGatgcagtgcagcagcagctcgtGATGAGGATCCGTATATTGATACGACTGTGAAG GCTTGTCCACCTGTCGCACTGGATGTCTGCACGTTAAGAATGCAGCTTTTTATAGGACCAAGAGCTATCTGTCATTTCAAAAACCATATAATTCTTTTGACTAAGGCGGACACGGAAGATattactgaaagaagaaagcctACAAGAAGGATGCT TTCCAGAAAGGCTGACAGCATCAAATCCAGAACAAATTCTGAGTCAGAGCCTGGTTGGAATTTATATATTATAAACACAGTTTCAACCATTCAGCTTTACAGAGAAATG GTAGATTATAGTAGAACTTACGAAAACGTAAAAACTGAGAGTTGTATCCATCTTCTAAGTGAGGCTCACTTACTGGTCAGAGCAGCTATGATGGACCCTAGTTTCCTTAAATCAGATGAGAAAGAAGAACTTCTAAGAGCATTCAGAGAGAGTTGTGCCTTCTTAGGAGACTGCTACAGCAG GTTTGACACAAAGGATTACCACCTTGCTTTGCCGTACTACAGAATGTCTGGTTTATCCATGACTGAAGTTTTAAAGAGACTAGTTTCAGAAGGGGATGAAATACAGACATATGAGAGAGgatttatattttacttaacTCACTCTCTTAATGAAGACTTAAATGAAGAATTAAGTAAG gaatCTGCAAATAAAGTTCTCCAAATATTCTATCTTGCTGACCCTGTGCAGCTGCCTCATAtcctctgcagcccctgcatGAGAAACATATGTCCTTTGACAGCTGTGAAGTATCTTCAGAAGGTAGAAAATATTATGCCATCAGTGGTCCTGACACTTACTAAGGCTTTCATGGCTCTGAAAATGGGAGACCTGACGATGTATGAACATGAGATGGACTCCTATAAGGAG ATGTTGTGTAGCAACAGTGAAAACACTATTCCTCAGCTCTTGGTGGATTTCTGGGAAGCTCTTCTTGTAGCATGCTCTCAGGAAGAAATACTTCAGGAGCTTTTATTGAGGATTACTTCTCAGTATGTTTGGAGAATATCAAAGAAGCAACTTCCTGAGACTAAGCCATTGAAAACAACAGAGGATCTG ATAAACTCCTGTAATCACTTTGGGTTGATATTCCCGTGGGTAACTTCCATAATGTCAGTGGAATCTCCATCTGATAAAGATTACCATGAAGATATCTCAAAACTACAG TCTCTTTTATGTAGTCAGTCAATCAATATAGCTTCAGCTCTGCCTGTCTTGGAGCCTCTGACAGAGGCTGGCAATGTCGGCCTCACCATCCGTGTTCTCTGCAATACCCGTCTAGGCAAGTATGAGGAAGCCATTGACCAGCTTCTCAAGAGGTGTCCTGATGCAGCTGTGTTATATGCTCAGCACGAGCTGAAAGATGACCATCGG GCTGTGTGGTGGAACAAGCTGCTTCCTGAACTTTGCAAGAGAACCAGACTTACTGGAAAGGACTGCCCTCTTCTTATTTCATCACTGAAAG aaaCTTTATCAGTTGTTGCGATGGAACTAGAACTAAGGGATTTCCTCAGTCTTCTACCAGAGGATGGAACTGCAGCATTTTTCCTGCCGCATCTTCTTCACTGCAGCCAGAGGAAGCTGCTGACCTAA
- the HPS3 gene encoding BLOC-2 complex member HPS3 isoform X1, with translation MVQLYNLHPFGSQRVVPCKQEPAHFCCGRDVLFVASAAASCRVEVFAVRDQGRCEPLGSFATLGPVLRMAHSQAGDYLVTIEEKSKATFLRAYVNWRCMSAGSSRVCVRMVGHKMEESYSETLKEQMSIVEMPLSDPPLCISCCPVNGDLLVGCKNKLVMFCLKYLVINQNLTVLDFERSLILHIDNFIPAEVAFCARHIAITTELDVLILKLELVQQSADGTEQCAHRVTALEKPVDGRVKDEGPSTHTLQLELDEFIICQKPVELLGEESKLCEIPITLESTELPTEDTKRFQVRYLLFRRFTPDQSPFGFCEETKLHSVQLLPVYQTGGSVTAHEETENKRELLSLFCFFSLPHVGYLYSVGKLVELISTYQYSEKSEQAVLTPQFLHIITSQNLQCFTVRCSAAAARDEDPYIDTTVKACPPVALDVCTLRMQLFIGPRAICHFKNHIILLTKADTEDITERRKPTRRMLSRKADSIKSRTNSESEPGWNLYIINTVSTIQLYREMVDYSRTYENVKTESCIHLLSEAHLLVRAAMMDPSFLKSDEKEELLRAFRESCAFLGDCYSRFDTKDYHLALPYYRMSGLSMTEVLKRLVSEGDEIQTYERGFIFYLTHSLNEDLNEELSKESANKVLQIFYLADPVQLPHILCSPCMRNICPLTAVKYLQKVENIMPSVVLTLTKAFMALKMGDLTMYEHEMDSYKETILACGFIGQPKLLRQRKEGIVIPTEFAVHLKEMQPGLLVAAAVALHENSKIELEEADTFFKMLCSNSENTIPQLLVDFWEALLVACSQEEILQELLLRITSQYVWRISKKQLPETKPLKTTEDLINSCNHFGLIFPWVTSIMSVESPSDKDYHEDISKLQSLLCSQSINIASALPVLEPLTEAGNVGLTIRVLCNTRLGKYEEAIDQLLKRCPDAAVLYAQHELKDDHRAVWWNKLLPELCKRTRLTGKDCPLLISSLKETLSVVAMELELRDFLSLLPEDGTAAFFLPHLLHCSQRKLLT, from the exons ATGGTGCAGCTTTACAACCTGCACCCCTTCGGGTCGCAGCGAGTAGTGCCCTGCAAGCAAGAGCCGGCGCACTTCTGCTGCGGCCGCGATGTGCTGTTCGTGGCCAGCGCGGCGGCCAGCTGCAGGGTAGAGGTGTTCGCGGTGCGCGACCAGGGCCGCTGCGAGCCCCTGGGCTCCTTCGCCACGCTGGGTCCCGTGCTGCGCATGGCGCACAGCCAGGCAG GAGACTATCTGGTGAcaattgaagaaaaaagcaaagcaactttCCTAAGAGCATATGTGAACTGGAGATGCATGTCTGCAGGGAGTTCTCGTGTTTGTGTTCGGATGGTTGGTCACAAGATGGAAGAGTCATACAGTGAAACCTTGAAAGAACAGATGTCAATTGTGGAAATGCCACTTTCAGATCCTCCACTGTGCATTTCATGTTGTCCTGTAAATGGAGATCTTCTTGTGGGCTGCAAAAATAAACTGGTCATGTTCTGTTTGAAATATCTGGTCATAAACCAGAATTTGACTGTGTTAGACTTTGAACGCTCCTTAATTTTGCACATTGATAACTTCATTCCTGCTGAAGTTGCATTTTGTGCCAGACATATTGCCATAACAACAGAGCTGGATGTTCTAATCCTGAAACTGGAACTGGTCCAGCAAAGTGCAGACGGGACAGAGCAATGTGCGCATAGAGTTACTGCACTAGAAAAGCCTGTGGATGGAC GTGTAAAAGATGAAGGCCCTTCAACACATACTTTGCAGCTTGAATTAGATGAGTTCATCATATGTCAGAAGCCAGTGGAACTGCTTGGGGAAGAAAGTAAGCTATGTGAGATACCTATCACACTGGAATCCACAGAGTTACCTACAGAAGACACAAAGCGCTTTCAAGTACGGTATCTGCTTTTCAG acGTTTTACACCCGACCAGTCGCCTTTTGGGTTTTGTGAAGAGACAAAGTTGCACTCTGTTCAACTGCTTCCTGTATACCAGACAG GAGGTTCTGTGACAGCCCATGAGGAAACTGAGAACAAGAGAGAACTACTGagtctcttttgctttttctctttaccTCATGTTGGATATCTCTACTCTGTTGGGAAGTTAGTAGAACTGATTTCTACTTACCAATATTCAGAGAAGTCAGAGCAGGCAGTTCTCACTCCACAGTTCCTGCACATCATTACAAG TCAGAACCTGCAGTGTTTCACAGTGCGatgcagtgcagcagcagctcgtGATGAGGATCCGTATATTGATACGACTGTGAAG GCTTGTCCACCTGTCGCACTGGATGTCTGCACGTTAAGAATGCAGCTTTTTATAGGACCAAGAGCTATCTGTCATTTCAAAAACCATATAATTCTTTTGACTAAGGCGGACACGGAAGATattactgaaagaagaaagcctACAAGAAGGATGCT TTCCAGAAAGGCTGACAGCATCAAATCCAGAACAAATTCTGAGTCAGAGCCTGGTTGGAATTTATATATTATAAACACAGTTTCAACCATTCAGCTTTACAGAGAAATG GTAGATTATAGTAGAACTTACGAAAACGTAAAAACTGAGAGTTGTATCCATCTTCTAAGTGAGGCTCACTTACTGGTCAGAGCAGCTATGATGGACCCTAGTTTCCTTAAATCAGATGAGAAAGAAGAACTTCTAAGAGCATTCAGAGAGAGTTGTGCCTTCTTAGGAGACTGCTACAGCAG GTTTGACACAAAGGATTACCACCTTGCTTTGCCGTACTACAGAATGTCTGGTTTATCCATGACTGAAGTTTTAAAGAGACTAGTTTCAGAAGGGGATGAAATACAGACATATGAGAGAGgatttatattttacttaacTCACTCTCTTAATGAAGACTTAAATGAAGAATTAAGTAAG gaatCTGCAAATAAAGTTCTCCAAATATTCTATCTTGCTGACCCTGTGCAGCTGCCTCATAtcctctgcagcccctgcatGAGAAACATATGTCCTTTGACAGCTGTGAAGTATCTTCAGAAGGTAGAAAATATTATGCCATCAGTGGTCCTGACACTTACTAAGGCTTTCATGGCTCTGAAAATGGGAGACCTGACGATGTATGAACATGAGATGGACTCCTATAAGGAG ACAATACTGGCTTGTGGCTTCATTGGGCAACCAAAACTCTTGAGACAGCGTAAGGAAGGAATTGTTATTCCAACTGAGTTTGCTGTTCACCTGAAGGAGATGCAGCCTGGtttactggtggctgctgctgtggctttaCATGAGAACAGTAAAATTGAACTGGAAGAAGCAGATACCTTTTTCAAG ATGTTGTGTAGCAACAGTGAAAACACTATTCCTCAGCTCTTGGTGGATTTCTGGGAAGCTCTTCTTGTAGCATGCTCTCAGGAAGAAATACTTCAGGAGCTTTTATTGAGGATTACTTCTCAGTATGTTTGGAGAATATCAAAGAAGCAACTTCCTGAGACTAAGCCATTGAAAACAACAGAGGATCTG ATAAACTCCTGTAATCACTTTGGGTTGATATTCCCGTGGGTAACTTCCATAATGTCAGTGGAATCTCCATCTGATAAAGATTACCATGAAGATATCTCAAAACTACAG TCTCTTTTATGTAGTCAGTCAATCAATATAGCTTCAGCTCTGCCTGTCTTGGAGCCTCTGACAGAGGCTGGCAATGTCGGCCTCACCATCCGTGTTCTCTGCAATACCCGTCTAGGCAAGTATGAGGAAGCCATTGACCAGCTTCTCAAGAGGTGTCCTGATGCAGCTGTGTTATATGCTCAGCACGAGCTGAAAGATGACCATCGG GCTGTGTGGTGGAACAAGCTGCTTCCTGAACTTTGCAAGAGAACCAGACTTACTGGAAAGGACTGCCCTCTTCTTATTTCATCACTGAAAG aaaCTTTATCAGTTGTTGCGATGGAACTAGAACTAAGGGATTTCCTCAGTCTTCTACCAGAGGATGGAACTGCAGCATTTTTCCTGCCGCATCTTCTTCACTGCAGCCAGAGGAAGCTGCTGACCTAA
- the HPS3 gene encoding BLOC-2 complex member HPS3 isoform X3, which yields MSAGSSRVCVRMVGHKMEESYSETLKEQMSIVEMPLSDPPLCISCCPVNGDLLVGCKNKLVMFCLKYLVINQNLTVLDFERSLILHIDNFIPAEVAFCARHIAITTELDVLILKLELVQQSADGTEQCAHRVTALEKPVDGRVKDEGPSTHTLQLELDEFIICQKPVELLGEESKLCEIPITLESTELPTEDTKRFQVRYLLFRRFTPDQSPFGFCEETKLHSVQLLPVYQTGGSVTAHEETENKRELLSLFCFFSLPHVGYLYSVGKLVELISTYQYSEKSEQAVLTPQFLHIITSQNLQCFTVRCSAAAARDEDPYIDTTVKACPPVALDVCTLRMQLFIGPRAICHFKNHIILLTKADTEDITERRKPTRRMLSRKADSIKSRTNSESEPGWNLYIINTVSTIQLYREMVDYSRTYENVKTESCIHLLSEAHLLVRAAMMDPSFLKSDEKEELLRAFRESCAFLGDCYSRFDTKDYHLALPYYRMSGLSMTEVLKRLVSEGDEIQTYERGFIFYLTHSLNEDLNEELSKESANKVLQIFYLADPVQLPHILCSPCMRNICPLTAVKYLQKVENIMPSVVLTLTKAFMALKMGDLTMYEHEMDSYKETILACGFIGQPKLLRQRKEGIVIPTEFAVHLKEMQPGLLVAAAVALHENSKIELEEADTFFKMLCSNSENTIPQLLVDFWEALLVACSQEEILQELLLRITSQYVWRISKKQLPETKPLKTTEDLINSCNHFGLIFPWVTSIMSVESPSDKDYHEDISKLQSLLCSQSINIASALPVLEPLTEAGNVGLTIRVLCNTRLGKYEEAIDQLLKRCPDAAVLYAQHELKDDHRAVWWNKLLPELCKRTRLTGKDCPLLISSLKETLSVVAMELELRDFLSLLPEDGTAAFFLPHLLHCSQRKLLT from the exons ATGTCTGCAGGGAGTTCTCGTGTTTGTGTTCGGATGGTTGGTCACAAGATGGAAGAGTCATACAGTGAAACCTTGAAAGAACAGATGTCAATTGTGGAAATGCCACTTTCAGATCCTCCACTGTGCATTTCATGTTGTCCTGTAAATGGAGATCTTCTTGTGGGCTGCAAAAATAAACTGGTCATGTTCTGTTTGAAATATCTGGTCATAAACCAGAATTTGACTGTGTTAGACTTTGAACGCTCCTTAATTTTGCACATTGATAACTTCATTCCTGCTGAAGTTGCATTTTGTGCCAGACATATTGCCATAACAACAGAGCTGGATGTTCTAATCCTGAAACTGGAACTGGTCCAGCAAAGTGCAGACGGGACAGAGCAATGTGCGCATAGAGTTACTGCACTAGAAAAGCCTGTGGATGGAC GTGTAAAAGATGAAGGCCCTTCAACACATACTTTGCAGCTTGAATTAGATGAGTTCATCATATGTCAGAAGCCAGTGGAACTGCTTGGGGAAGAAAGTAAGCTATGTGAGATACCTATCACACTGGAATCCACAGAGTTACCTACAGAAGACACAAAGCGCTTTCAAGTACGGTATCTGCTTTTCAG acGTTTTACACCCGACCAGTCGCCTTTTGGGTTTTGTGAAGAGACAAAGTTGCACTCTGTTCAACTGCTTCCTGTATACCAGACAG GAGGTTCTGTGACAGCCCATGAGGAAACTGAGAACAAGAGAGAACTACTGagtctcttttgctttttctctttaccTCATGTTGGATATCTCTACTCTGTTGGGAAGTTAGTAGAACTGATTTCTACTTACCAATATTCAGAGAAGTCAGAGCAGGCAGTTCTCACTCCACAGTTCCTGCACATCATTACAAG TCAGAACCTGCAGTGTTTCACAGTGCGatgcagtgcagcagcagctcgtGATGAGGATCCGTATATTGATACGACTGTGAAG GCTTGTCCACCTGTCGCACTGGATGTCTGCACGTTAAGAATGCAGCTTTTTATAGGACCAAGAGCTATCTGTCATTTCAAAAACCATATAATTCTTTTGACTAAGGCGGACACGGAAGATattactgaaagaagaaagcctACAAGAAGGATGCT TTCCAGAAAGGCTGACAGCATCAAATCCAGAACAAATTCTGAGTCAGAGCCTGGTTGGAATTTATATATTATAAACACAGTTTCAACCATTCAGCTTTACAGAGAAATG GTAGATTATAGTAGAACTTACGAAAACGTAAAAACTGAGAGTTGTATCCATCTTCTAAGTGAGGCTCACTTACTGGTCAGAGCAGCTATGATGGACCCTAGTTTCCTTAAATCAGATGAGAAAGAAGAACTTCTAAGAGCATTCAGAGAGAGTTGTGCCTTCTTAGGAGACTGCTACAGCAG GTTTGACACAAAGGATTACCACCTTGCTTTGCCGTACTACAGAATGTCTGGTTTATCCATGACTGAAGTTTTAAAGAGACTAGTTTCAGAAGGGGATGAAATACAGACATATGAGAGAGgatttatattttacttaacTCACTCTCTTAATGAAGACTTAAATGAAGAATTAAGTAAG gaatCTGCAAATAAAGTTCTCCAAATATTCTATCTTGCTGACCCTGTGCAGCTGCCTCATAtcctctgcagcccctgcatGAGAAACATATGTCCTTTGACAGCTGTGAAGTATCTTCAGAAGGTAGAAAATATTATGCCATCAGTGGTCCTGACACTTACTAAGGCTTTCATGGCTCTGAAAATGGGAGACCTGACGATGTATGAACATGAGATGGACTCCTATAAGGAG ACAATACTGGCTTGTGGCTTCATTGGGCAACCAAAACTCTTGAGACAGCGTAAGGAAGGAATTGTTATTCCAACTGAGTTTGCTGTTCACCTGAAGGAGATGCAGCCTGGtttactggtggctgctgctgtggctttaCATGAGAACAGTAAAATTGAACTGGAAGAAGCAGATACCTTTTTCAAG ATGTTGTGTAGCAACAGTGAAAACACTATTCCTCAGCTCTTGGTGGATTTCTGGGAAGCTCTTCTTGTAGCATGCTCTCAGGAAGAAATACTTCAGGAGCTTTTATTGAGGATTACTTCTCAGTATGTTTGGAGAATATCAAAGAAGCAACTTCCTGAGACTAAGCCATTGAAAACAACAGAGGATCTG ATAAACTCCTGTAATCACTTTGGGTTGATATTCCCGTGGGTAACTTCCATAATGTCAGTGGAATCTCCATCTGATAAAGATTACCATGAAGATATCTCAAAACTACAG TCTCTTTTATGTAGTCAGTCAATCAATATAGCTTCAGCTCTGCCTGTCTTGGAGCCTCTGACAGAGGCTGGCAATGTCGGCCTCACCATCCGTGTTCTCTGCAATACCCGTCTAGGCAAGTATGAGGAAGCCATTGACCAGCTTCTCAAGAGGTGTCCTGATGCAGCTGTGTTATATGCTCAGCACGAGCTGAAAGATGACCATCGG GCTGTGTGGTGGAACAAGCTGCTTCCTGAACTTTGCAAGAGAACCAGACTTACTGGAAAGGACTGCCCTCTTCTTATTTCATCACTGAAAG aaaCTTTATCAGTTGTTGCGATGGAACTAGAACTAAGGGATTTCCTCAGTCTTCTACCAGAGGATGGAACTGCAGCATTTTTCCTGCCGCATCTTCTTCACTGCAGCCAGAGGAAGCTGCTGACCTAA
- the LOC140654132 gene encoding tubulin alpha-3 chain-like, whose protein sequence is MPSDKTIGGGDDSFNTFFSETGAGKHVPRAVFVDLEPTVVDEVRTGTYRQLFHPEQLITGKEDAANNYARGHYTIGKEIVDLVLDRIRKLADLCTGLQGFLIFHSFGGGTGSGFASLLMERLSVDYGKKSKLEFAIYPAPQVSTAVVEPYNSILTTHTTLEHSDCAFMVDNEAIYDICRRNLDIERPTYTNLNRLIGQIVSSITASLRFDGALNVDLTEFQTNLVPYPRIHFPLVTYAPVISAEKAYHEQLSVAEITNACFEPANQMVKCDPRHGKYMACCMLYRGDVVPKDVNAAIATIKTKRTIQFVDWCPTGFKVGINYQPPTVVPGGDLAKVQRAVCMLSNTTAIAEAWARLDHKFDLMYAKRAFVHWYVGEGMEEGEFSEAREDLAALEKDYEEVGVDSVEAEAEEGDEYLEN, encoded by the exons ATGCCTAGCGATAAAACTATCGGAGGTGGAGATGATTCATTTAACACCTTCTTCAGTGAGACCGGAGCTGGTAAACATGTTCCCAGAGCAGTGTTTGTGGACCTAGAGCCAACCGTAGTTG aTGAAGTACGTACAGGCACATACAGGCAGTTATTCCATCCTGAGCAGCTCATTACTGGGAAAGAAGATGCAGCCAATAATTATGCCAGAGGCCATTATACCATTGGAAAAGAGATTGTTGATCTAGTGCTAGACCGCATTCGCAAACTG GCTGATCTGTGCACCGGGCTGCAAGGTTTCCTTATCTTTCATAGTTTTGGAGGAGGCACTGGTTCAGGGTTTGCCTCTCTGCTCATGGAAAGGCTCTCTGTTGACTACGGCAAAAAATCTAAACTAGAGTTTGCGATTTATCCAGCACCACAAGTTTCCACTGCTGTAGTGGAACCTTACAACTCAATTCTAACTACCCACACAACATTAGAGCATTCAGACTGTGCCTTCATGGTAGATAATGAAGCCATTTACGATATATGTCGTCGTAACCTTGACATTGAACGTCCTACTTATACCAATTTAAACCGATTAATTGGGCAAATTGTTTCATCCATCACAGCTTCACTGCGTTTTGATGGAGCCCTCAATGTAGATCTGACAGAATTTCAAACTAACCTTGTTCCATACCCACGAATCCATTTCCCCCTGGTAACATATGCCCCTGTCATCTCTGCTGAAAAAGCATATCATGAGCAGTTATCTGTGGCTGAAATTACCAATGCTTGTTTTGAGCCAGCCAACCAGATGGTAAAATGTGACCCTCGCCACGGCAAATACATGGCCTGCTGTATGCTATATAGAGGTGATGTTGTTCCCAAAGACGTCAATGCAGCTATTGCTACTATCAAGACCAAACGTACCATTCAGTTTGTGGACTGGTGCCCAACTGGATTCAAG gTGGGCATTAACTACCAGCCTCCAACTGTGGTGCCAGGTGGTGACCTTGCAAAGGTGCAGCGGGCTGTGTGTATGCTGAGTAATACAACTGCTATTGCTGAAGCATGGGCTCGCCTCGACCACAAATTTGATCTCATGTATGCTAAGCGTGCCTTTGTACATTGGTATGTTGGGGAAGGAATGGAGGAAGGAGAATTTTCTGAAGCCCGGGAAGATCTGGCTGCCCTTGAGAAAGATTATGAAGAAGTCGGTGTAGACTCAGtagaagcagaggctgaagaaGGAGATGAATATTTAGAAAACTGA